The DNA region caacggcacGCAATACAGTATGGGATATATCCGCGGTGGCCCATATTCGTCAAGACAAttcgccaaccggttggaccgaagaaataatattttgcgcgcaaacaagagggtgctaggaagtatgttgagcgggcttttggtgtcctctaATTCGCCATTATACGGTGCTCGCCACGAGTTTGACACGAAGAtaatgtcgcgaatattatgttagcatatatcatattgcataatatgataatagaagatgaaggatttgcggcagagcgctgggcaccggaagagaGCGCAAATACAATTCACAgtgttgcctccgcgccgatccagatgggcgtaccacagagcaatgaatatttgatccaacgttttactgatatgcgcaggacacatcacataccacactccaggctgatttgattgaagaagtttggccACGTAGGGGAGGCGGCGCAGTGTGAACACCTTTGTGATTTGCActagattaaattttcgttgtataattttttctgtactttaatacgacaaaaatttagtgtttaattttaatttcttcacgtatagccgttttcttctaattacgtatagtccgataaatttaattataattgaattaacacaaatgaaaaaaagattggggctattggaagtgtccaccatagtggcggaaacaaatttttggggttgtggacaaaaaaagtggggctgtggacaaaaaagggggcggggctattggggtgtccgccttatagtggacactcttactccctccgtcccctaataatTGTCTACTTTGATTctggcacggattttaataaatataaagaaaaagttagtagaatatgagtctcacttatataaattagttttatagtaataaaatgtgagtaaaatgagtAAGTAGGgcttacttaccatttatggtaaaaaatgaaagtggacaattaatgggggacgaacgaaaatgataaaagtgaacaATTAATAGAGGACGACGGAGTATTACATTGCATTGTATTGGGAAAAAACGAACAAAAAATGGGATACGAAATGGACATAAAACCAGTGGCCTCTTAAAACTGAAAGGAGATTTTTGTGCTTCTATTTTATCATACGGTTTATTGGCAGGACGTCTTAGTCAATGAATCTCCTTTAATTTACTCATCTTATGTAATTTATTGAGTGCTGAGCTCACTTATATATAGTTGTAGATAAAATTTAGTACTGACACGCAGATAATTTGGAAAACTacacaacaacaaacaaaaatgtaagtatGTATTTTATTGAGTGCTGAGCTCACAGTTGATAATTTGGAAAACTACACTGATGCAGACAAAAAGTTTTTATAACAAACAAATGCAAAATAGAAAACTACACTTAATATCAGTTAAAAATCTCATACATATGCAACTTGTAAATTTTTCCACAACCACCCAATATACAAGTGGGATTCTATTGCAAATGGTATTTTTATATTTCGATACCTTATAAGTTATGTGCTACCTTAAACGCCAAATGTAGCAATAATATTAATATGGGGCAAAATTTTCAATAGTCATTTTGGTAGCTACacaaaaattaaatgattaataTCATGTATCAAGTCACTTGTATTTTCTACCATTGTTGCACACTTTAAAATCTATCATATAGGATCATACTTACCAAGATAGTCATGTCTTGTTTATAATTAACTGATCAATAAGTTGGTGAATGTATACATATAGTTAGTGGACAGATGGTATGATATATATGGTGAGATCATTGATTGATTGCTAATCAAATTAAAGCTCATTATTTTTCAACACATtgttaaaaaattatttcaataCTACATCTACCTTTTAATTTTGCAGCAAATGTATACATATAGTTAGTGGAGTAGTAGGTTAAAACTGTTCACAAGTCATTATGTTTTTGGCATCATTTTTGCATAAATTTATGAAGGAGACGTAGTTGTTGGGGAGCAATATCATTTTCAAAGCCTCATCACCTCTTTACATATATACTTCACTAGTATTAAATATAATCACtaaaaatcaaaacaatccaGATCTCAGTTGACCCCTTCACATTAATCTTGTTTCTTGGGTAACAAAAGAGAAACAAATACATGTTGATGAAAGAGATAAGAGTGCACAAATAAAATCCCCAACACACGAGTTAAAATTTATCAATCAAAGTGCATGTACAAAGGATTTCTGATAGTATATACCGGTTAATTGGACATCGATTTAATAATACAGTGACCTAGCTCTATATCCATGATACCACAATCTCTCATCAAAGATCTCATTTACAGACAAAGAAGTTGATTGATGATTATGCCCCTAATTTCCCAAAAACTTAGAAAACACAACCGCTTGAAGAATCAACGGGGCTTCCATGAATGAATAATCAAGGTGACCAATTTGTACACTTTTGCCTATCTAGTTAAACTCTCATCTTCAAGCAGCTCCATTTTGGAGAAAAAATAGAGCAACTTAATTTCTCAACTGATTAAGTAGCAATCAACTTCTTTGTCAGCAGTTTTTGCTCCAATGGCGAAGCTTAAGTCTTCGCTGCCACACGATGTTAATAAACAAGATGTTAGAGGGACTTCATCAACCTCTACTTCTCTTGATTGACAAGTGAACTGACAAACAAATTCATCCAAAGCTTCTTTCATCCACACGGCCGCACAAGCTTCCCGAGCTTCATTCACAGTCATCTGCAAGAAAATGATACGATCCAACATCAGAACTAGTACCATAAAACATCATATTCGCAAAAGCTTGCATTTTTCAGTTAAAGGTTGGAGATAGATGAGTGAAGGAGCTTAAGGGCATACCCAAACTCGATGGCGAAGGCTTTTCTCTGGCCATACTTCCAATTCCTCGGTGACATACAAGGGAAACATGGATCCCTCATGATACTTCTCTTGGCTTTTGCTCTTGAAAATCCATTCACCCAATTTTTCCTGCAGTAATAGAAAAGTGAAAGAACTTTAGATGATGAATCTAGAGGTGTGAATACAATTATTGGCCCTAACACAAGAGAGATAATCCAAGAACTTACCCCTAGAAGGCCAACTACGCCGGCTTCCTCTAAGGTCTCTCGTGAAGCTGCCAGTTCGATATCTTCATCGAGTTCCCATCCACCCTGATGAATTTAATTGCAAATTGAACAATGCTTAGACCAAGGATCAATTATATACTTTGATGTCGTGATTATcggtttttaaaaaaaaagaattgagaTGTTCATCAATTTTTACCTTAGGGAACATAAGTCTTGCACTCTTTTGAGAGCTGATCAAAAGGATCTCCAAATCATCGAGTGTGATATCATCGATGGAATGAGTTTTTTTGGTGTCTCTGATTCTATATGGAATACATCTGCATAAATTTGCAGAAACAGGATGAAATATTAGGCGCAATTCCATAAATAaactattttaataaaaaaaatacgccACGGTGGCGATTCAACAAACAGTTGATGAACAATACAGataaaaaaaatccccaaatctaAAGAAGAAATTGAGAATCAAGGAGGAGATGAGATACGTACCCAACAACCTGACGAAATCCCTTATTATAGCGCTGCAAATGCCTCCCGGTGCGAGATGGCATGGCAACAAGCTTCTTAATTTGCATGATTAACAGACGGAAGTGGAAACCCTTGTTTATTGGGGATAATGATTTAGAAATAAGCGAAAAAATGAATCTTTTTTCCCCGGGAGAAAAGAAACTCCCTCCAACGAAATCAGAAGGCTCAGTAAGTAAAAGAAGGGTAAAATTCGGTTAAAAACAGTTGCGATTGGCTCCAGAAAAATAGGCAATGGCAACAATCTGCGTCGATGATTTCCTATATCCAAGAATTAAAAATTGGAAACTGGTAATTGATTCTTGAGAAATAATTGCAAACAAAAATTGATGCTTCTGCTTCTTGTTGTTGAGAGACGACAAATGGAAGGCAATAATTGAAGGTTATTGTGGATAACTGAAATGGTTGGAGTTGTTCATCCACTGATTATATAGACCTTTTGTACTACAATGGTGGGGTAGGGTGGGTGGGCAGGTgggttgggggggggggggggggttatAAGCCTTAAACTTTATTAGGGGGTCCAATTCATTTGGACTTATAAACCAAAACATTTGGTTACATATATTGTGTTTAGTATATTTGATAAAAATAGAGTACTCATACGAAGAAATAAAGTGTGTGAAAAGAGATGTCTTTTTTTCGCTATGGtagtaaattaattaacataatatAGCTCAAAATGATACTACATAACTCAAGTAATTTGAGCGGATAAAGTATATAcgttattcaatttaaatacttgaATATTACTATAAGATTTAGTATATTAtgataaaatatataatcatattttattatagtactatagtatataCTATGACATGAAAATACATGTACTACTACTAAACCAATAAACTTTTAATTTTGTGATGGAAATCAAGTCTATATTGTAGTAAGTACTATGACGACTATAAAATTGCaattctttttataaatattatggGTTTCATCTTATGCATTAACatgtaaaataaaagtaaattataGGAATATATACAGAAGGGGGTTTGAATGAATAATTgatatactcctactattttAATTACTATTATCAACTCATTACATTCTAATGAGTACTGTTTGATTACGAATAATTAAACCTAGTATAGTAGTATGGACGCGCCTGCCATTGCTGTCGAAGGATGCCAGAAAAGTCGACTGAGTTCGAGAAACCACTCCTGCATTGACACGTGTGCGATGGCGACGTGGAATTATTAACTTTCCATTTTACTATGCGATCCTTCAATTCTTTTGTAATTATCCCCTCCGCCCCAAATAGACAATACGATTGTATACTCTTTTACAGATTTTAAAGATAACGTTAAAAGAATTTAGTAAAATacaagtttcattttttataattctataaataaaattatgaattaacAGAATATAAGACctactattatttataataaaaattacacaactTTTACTATGGGACTaactaaaatagtaaaaaagcgACTCACAATATATTGTGAGTAGATGGATTACTATATTCTATTCATAAATCTTGAAATATCAATAATACTTAGTTATGCAAATTACAAACTGACAAATAGAACCACAGTACAAACAAGCAGAGTGCATGGATAATTACATCCGATTAGTAATGTAAATCAAATCAGTCCATCAGATTATAGGCCAATTCTTCTCGAGTTGTGAGTTAATCAtactaattatttttcattgtGCTCATATATAGTCTTCAAACTCTTCATTATCTATTAAaaatacaatattaaaatatactccactaTCTCTGTGGCAttctaaatgaaatatttttttaattatttggcATAAAAAACTCTGAAggttgttttgtgaattaaaTAGAGTGtggataaagtaagataaaacgtaatatattttgataatttataattatataacaaaaataaaatcttgCCACCAGAATATTCATGCAACCAATTTTGTGTGCAGATAAAAGCTTGAACCagatagtactccatatatgaATTACTATTATTTGTGCATACACTATAGTATTAGTAACTAAGTAATATTATCAACTTTTATTGTtattcaataattaattaattatattgtcTCTTAATTCGTTTCAAAAATCATAATACTATTAACTATGTTAAAATATGCAAATGATTGACCCATAGGCATATATATATAACTTACTACATCGTTTCAATTTCTTAGTTCAATGATAATATTATCCAGAGAAAACATATGTACCAtaatatatattagtaataaatatttagtgaagtcataatagtaaaaaaaaaaactactcctagGTATAATTTTGAAGAGAACTCGAGACGATCTTTTATGTAATCCAGAATCATAGTTAGCCACTTAATGTAGTCTAATAGAATCACTCAAAAAATTGTTTCTAGTACCGATTTTGTTCATCTTTATATTATtcatttagaaattattttatttacttcaaTACCTCAATTAGGGGTGGCACGTTACGGTATACCGCACCGAGAATGTCATACAGTATACCGTACCGCAAATTGCGGTATGAGAAAATGTCATACatatatcataccgaatttttcggtataccacaTTCGGTATGATAATTTCCGATACCGTTATCATACCGTTTATGCGGTATATCATACCCTATTTCCGTATACCGCACttttacggtataccgaaatgaTGTATGACATACCGAGTACAATATACCAAAATAAGGTATGACATACCGTTATACTTGTGTTTCATACCAAAAAATTCCTATTTTATAgccaaatatataaaataaaatatcacctATTTAATAATGtccaaaatattaaaactaCACTACGATCAAATCTTattcaaaaaattcaaatcaacaAAACTTCAACAAT from Salvia splendens isolate huo1 chromosome 9, SspV2, whole genome shotgun sequence includes:
- the LOC121747057 gene encoding nudix hydrolase 18, mitochondrial-like, with product MQIKKLVAMPSRTGRHLQRYNKGFRQVVGCIPYRIRDTKKTHSIDDITLDDLEILLISSQKSARLMFPKGGWELDEDIELAASRETLEEAGVVGLLGEKLGEWIFKSKSQEKYHEGSMFPLYVTEELEVWPEKSLRHRVWMTVNEAREACAAVWMKEALDEFVCQFTCQSREVEVDEVPLTSCLLTSCGSEDLSFAIGAKTADKEVDCYLIS